A genomic stretch from Anaerococcus mediterraneensis includes:
- the cytX gene encoding putative hydroxymethylpyrimidine transporter CytX — protein MRKTSNFENGLIWFGAGVSIAEIITGTYFAPLGFKNGLMAILIGHLIGAVLLYMAGLIGGMSEKSAMETVKMSFGQKGGLFFAFLNVLQLVGWTAIMIYDGAISSSHVFNTSHILWALVIGILILVWIKIGISNLGKLNTVSMSLLFILTIVLSFKIFKGVDFLSKPAADAMSFGLAIELAVAMPLSWLPLISDYTREAENPRAATLTSTAIYSIVSIWMYVIGMGMALITKESDIAMIMVKSGLGLGAMVIIILSTVTTTFLDAYSAGISAESLSKKVNGQKIGIIVTIIGTIGAIIFPMDDITEFLYLIGSVFAPMIAIQIADYFILKKDKSNSDVYYKNMIIWLIGFIANRAFLKMDLFIGSTISCIIVVIIVKVLAEKLIKD, from the coding sequence ATGAGAAAGACTTCTAATTTTGAAAACGGCCTCATATGGTTTGGGGCCGGAGTTTCCATAGCAGAAATTATCACCGGTACTTATTTTGCACCACTCGGTTTTAAAAACGGACTTATGGCAATTCTTATTGGTCACCTAATTGGAGCAGTTCTCCTTTACATGGCAGGCCTAATTGGCGGCATGAGCGAAAAATCAGCTATGGAGACTGTAAAAATGTCCTTTGGCCAAAAAGGCGGCTTATTTTTTGCATTTCTAAACGTCCTACAACTTGTGGGTTGGACTGCTATCATGATCTATGACGGGGCGATTTCATCATCCCACGTCTTTAACACAAGCCATATTTTATGGGCCCTTGTGATAGGTATTTTGATTTTAGTTTGGATAAAAATAGGAATTTCAAATCTTGGAAAACTAAACACAGTTTCCATGTCACTTTTATTTATCCTAACAATCGTTCTTTCCTTTAAGATATTTAAGGGAGTTGACTTTTTGTCAAAACCAGCGGCTGATGCTATGAGTTTTGGTCTTGCAATAGAGCTTGCTGTAGCCATGCCACTTTCTTGGTTGCCATTAATTTCTGACTACACAAGAGAGGCCGAAAACCCAAGGGCTGCAACACTCACATCAACAGCAATCTACAGCATCGTTTCAATCTGGATGTATGTAATTGGTATGGGAATGGCCCTTATAACAAAGGAAAGTGATATTGCCATGATTATGGTAAAATCAGGTCTAGGTCTTGGAGCTATGGTTATAATAATATTGTCAACTGTGACAACAACCTTCCTAGATGCCTATTCTGCAGGCATTTCCGCCGAATCTTTATCAAAAAAAGTGAACGGTCAAAAAATAGGTATAATTGTTACAATCATAGGTACAATTGGGGCAATAATTTTCCCAATGGATGATATAACTGAATTTTTATACCTAATTGGCTCAGTCTTTGCACCAATGATAGCAATCCAAATCGCAGATTATTTTATACTGAAAAAAGACAAATCAAATTCAGACGTATATTATAAAAATATGATAATCTGGTTAATAGGCTTTATCGCAAATAGGGCATTTCTAAAGATGGACCTATTCATAGGTTCGACCATATCTTGTATAATTGTTGTGATAATAGTTAAAGTTTTAGCTGAAAAATTAATAAAAGATTAA
- a CDS encoding ABC transporter ATP-binding protein: MKNKLKALWLFAKITAKNDPLYIPVIILNALAPAAATMVNVFVPMIFINQITDPKPANDFIKIVLLLIIGKILLESLERLLNREEFVRRQGINDYLTFELAKKAMDLTYQNIENPHTLDLKEKANAAINMGAIHNLLYTLKDIITSLATMIGTAIIIISFSPYLVGFSILISLLIIFVNGKESAYTSKFNLEIVNINRRFSYYFSLMASPHYQKEIRVFDLGPMVKSKTQGYLDQMMDGFEDKFGFEAKMGALKIFLESVLRLVSYTYVAMRTLSTSYGPQISFGSFSAIIAANENFMTAFQTMFSELADFIMSLANLEPLYEFYILESDKEESFEEAGDFQSLEFKNVTFTYPGSDRIIIDNLSFKINKGEKISIVGVNNAGKTTIVKLLLRFFDIDRGEILYNGVNIKKISKKSLYEKISGVFQDFSIMPFTIKENIIANKDFDKEKTDKILKELDLDERVSELENSLDTYLNKDIYENATDLSLGQKQKLAIARAIYQDTDFLILDEPTASLDPLAESKVYEHFNEMTEGKTAIFISHRMSSSRFTDKILVIDNAKAVAFDSHENLMKYKNKYSDLYKAQAKYFQ, encoded by the coding sequence ATGAAAAATAAACTAAAAGCCCTATGGCTTTTTGCAAAAATTACAGCAAAAAATGATCCTCTTTATATACCGGTAATTATCCTAAATGCCCTAGCTCCAGCAGCTGCAACTATGGTCAATGTCTTTGTGCCAATGATTTTTATTAACCAAATCACAGACCCAAAGCCAGCTAACGACTTTATAAAAATTGTTCTACTCTTAATTATAGGAAAAATCCTCCTAGAAAGTCTTGAAAGACTACTAAACAGAGAAGAATTTGTAAGACGCCAGGGAATTAATGATTATTTGACCTTTGAGCTTGCCAAAAAAGCCATGGATTTAACCTATCAAAACATAGAAAATCCTCACACCCTAGACCTAAAGGAAAAGGCCAATGCTGCTATAAATATGGGAGCTATCCACAACCTCCTATATACACTCAAGGATATCATCACAAGCCTTGCAACCATGATTGGTACTGCTATCATCATCATATCCTTTTCACCCTACTTGGTCGGATTTTCTATCCTGATTTCCCTGCTCATAATTTTTGTAAATGGCAAGGAATCAGCCTATACCAGCAAGTTTAACCTAGAAATAGTAAATATTAACAGAAGATTTTCCTATTATTTCTCCCTCATGGCAAGTCCCCACTACCAAAAGGAAATTAGGGTTTTCGACCTAGGACCTATGGTCAAATCCAAAACCCAAGGATACTTAGACCAAATGATGGATGGGTTTGAAGATAAATTCGGCTTTGAGGCCAAGATGGGTGCTCTAAAAATCTTCTTAGAATCAGTTCTAAGATTAGTCTCCTACACCTATGTGGCAATGAGGACTTTATCGACTTCCTACGGACCACAGATCTCATTTGGATCATTTTCTGCAATAATAGCTGCCAATGAAAACTTTATGACAGCCTTTCAGACCATGTTTTCGGAGTTAGCAGACTTTATAATGAGTCTTGCCAACCTAGAACCCCTTTATGAATTTTATATCCTAGAATCTGATAAAGAAGAATCTTTCGAAGAGGCAGGAGATTTCCAGAGTCTAGAATTTAAAAACGTGACATTTACCTATCCAGGATCTGATAGGATAATAATTGACAACTTGTCATTTAAGATAAATAAGGGTGAGAAAATCTCAATTGTCGGTGTCAATAACGCTGGCAAGACAACTATAGTTAAGCTCCTCTTAAGATTTTTTGATATAGACAGGGGAGAAATTTTATATAATGGCGTGAACATAAAAAAGATCAGCAAAAAATCCCTTTATGAAAAAATCAGCGGAGTCTTCCAAGACTTTTCCATCATGCCTTTTACCATAAAGGAAAATATTATTGCAAACAAGGATTTTGACAAAGAGAAAACTGATAAGATTTTAAAAGAGCTTGACCTAGATGAGAGAGTCAGTGAGTTAGAAAATAGTCTTGATACCTACCTAAATAAGGATATCTACGAAAATGCTACAGACCTATCCCTTGGCCAAAAACAAAAGCTTGCCATAGCTAGGGCTATCTACCAGGATACAGATTTCCTAATCCTAGATGAGCCAACAGCGTCCTTAGACCCACTTGCAGAGAGCAAGGTCTACGAGCATTTCAATGAAATGACAGAAGGTAAAACTGCAATCTTCATCTCCCATAGGATGAGTTCATCGAGATTTACCGACAAGATTTTGGTCATAGATAACGCCAAGGCTGTAGCCTTTGACAGCCACGAAAACCTAATGAAATACAAAAACAAATACTCTGACCTCTACAAGGCTCAGGCCAAATATTTCCAATAA
- a CDS encoding ABC transporter ATP-binding protein yields MKKILEIKNLQKSYNKKKVLDIDSLAIEEGAIYGLIGKNGAGKSTLMKLILGLVKKDGGEIRVFGQEVSPKNQKDLNKNLGALIENPSFYDHLSGYENLEIICELKGIDKAEISKTLDLVGLNNVGKKKARDYSLGMKQRLGIAIALIGSPKLLILDEPINGLDPQGIEEMRNLFKNIVKNTSTSILISSHILDEMEKISTHIGILKEGKLTYNGSLEDYRKLHPPFISIQTSDNQKALALLDMDQTRIDGKKIILGKVSNQNISEIVNFLHGKVDIYRIEEEKESLEKLFIEESRS; encoded by the coding sequence ATGAAAAAAATCTTAGAAATAAAAAATTTACAAAAATCATATAACAAGAAGAAAGTCCTAGATATTGACTCTTTGGCAATAGAGGAAGGAGCTATTTATGGCCTAATAGGCAAAAATGGAGCTGGAAAGTCAACTCTTATGAAGCTTATACTTGGACTTGTTAAAAAAGACGGAGGGGAAATTAGGGTTTTTGGCCAAGAAGTAAGTCCCAAAAACCAAAAGGACCTTAACAAAAATCTCGGAGCCTTAATTGAAAATCCATCTTTCTACGACCACTTAAGTGGCTATGAAAATCTTGAAATAATTTGCGAGCTTAAGGGAATAGATAAGGCAGAAATTTCAAAAACACTTGACCTTGTTGGCCTTAATAATGTGGGCAAGAAAAAAGCAAGGGATTATTCGCTAGGCATGAAACAAAGACTTGGAATTGCCATAGCCCTAATCGGAAGTCCAAAGTTATTAATCCTTGATGAACCAATAAATGGCCTTGACCCTCAGGGAATTGAGGAAATGAGAAACTTATTTAAAAACATAGTAAAAAACACTTCTACAAGCATTCTGATTTCTTCACACATCCTTGATGAGATGGAAAAAATCTCCACCCACATCGGTATCCTCAAGGAAGGAAAATTAACTTATAATGGAAGTTTGGAAGACTATAGAAAACTTCATCCACCATTTATTTCCATCCAAACATCTGACAATCAAAAGGCCCTTGCCCTTTTAGATATGGATCAAACAAGGATAGATGGTAAAAAGATTATTTTGGGCAAAGTTTCTAACCAAAATATTTCTGAAATAGTAAATTTCTTGCATGGAAAGGTTGATATATACAGAATTGAAGAAGAAAAAGAAAGCCTAGAAAAACTTTTTATCGAAGAAAGCAGGTCTTAA
- a CDS encoding ABC transporter ATP-binding protein, with the protein MGKNLKNLKENLAQNLNDEEVIKSYLRADKLSNFDLLKMAYEPFKDNLKIKLSLILYPITAGLIPIIQAFIMYYLVGLIEKNTDLKTMILVILAYALIIFICSMVSNQIERRTYATYMGTRLESFIKASGPIMEMDYGLGENSLFMAEFSRGFEPFSNNVTGLEGIYHDMYKLLANLVSFVIISIIMARLSPLIFILAIISIIIQLAIRTYTDKYRHSHMGELNKVRRKTDSYYKEASDFRFAKDIRVFSFKDRFIDGFKPLVANVVKISRTFIKPEMYLSPVLAVLLVGVEALCYYFLTGKILADQITLKNLTLIITSVAIYSNVVLTLVTNIAQTRSNLLYVSDGFDMIRADLKSDAGEKKITGPMSIEFRNVSFSYPLSDVNVLEDLSFKIREKEKIAIVGVNGAGKSTIVSLILGLYKPTEGAIFINGINANDLDLKERYAAFATVLQNVEPLAVSIAENVAATDENINRERVVDSLKKAGLAYKLDQLLKGIDTQMTRNIHDDGTLFSGGENQKLAIARALYKENAGALIMDEPTAALDALAEEKIYRDLEEISRDKTLIFISHRLASTRFCDKIMLLNGGKITEYGTHDELLKQNGIYKEMYESQRKYYLEEKNEK; encoded by the coding sequence ATGGGAAAGAATCTTAAAAACCTAAAAGAAAATCTAGCTCAAAATTTAAATGACGAAGAAGTCATAAAATCATACTTAAGAGCGGATAAGTTATCAAATTTTGACCTTCTAAAAATGGCCTATGAGCCTTTCAAGGATAATCTCAAAATTAAATTATCCCTCATTCTTTATCCTATAACAGCAGGCCTTATTCCAATAATCCAAGCCTTTATCATGTATTACTTGGTTGGTCTCATAGAAAAAAACACCGACCTAAAGACAATGATTCTCGTAATTCTAGCCTACGCCCTAATAATTTTTATCTGTTCTATGGTTTCAAACCAGATAGAGCGTAGAACTTACGCAACCTATATGGGGACAAGGCTTGAATCCTTTATAAAGGCAAGCGGTCCTATTATGGAAATGGATTATGGCCTCGGAGAAAACTCTCTTTTTATGGCCGAATTTTCCAGAGGTTTTGAACCTTTTTCTAACAATGTCACAGGCCTTGAGGGTATTTACCACGATATGTATAAGCTTTTGGCAAATCTTGTTTCCTTTGTGATTATATCAATAATTATGGCAAGATTAAGCCCCTTAATTTTTATCCTTGCCATAATTTCGATAATAATCCAATTGGCAATTAGGACTTATACCGACAAGTATAGGCACTCCCACATGGGCGAACTTAACAAGGTTAGGAGAAAAACTGACTCCTATTACAAGGAAGCATCCGATTTTCGTTTTGCCAAGGATATCAGAGTATTTTCTTTCAAAGACAGATTTATAGATGGTTTTAAACCTCTTGTGGCAAATGTAGTTAAGATTTCAAGGACCTTTATAAAACCTGAAATGTATCTCTCTCCTGTCCTTGCAGTCCTCCTTGTAGGGGTAGAAGCCCTTTGCTATTATTTCCTAACAGGAAAAATTTTGGCAGACCAAATCACCCTTAAAAACCTAACCTTAATCATCACATCAGTTGCGATTTATTCTAATGTTGTCTTGACTCTCGTAACAAATATAGCCCAAACCAGGTCAAACCTCCTTTATGTAAGCGATGGTTTTGACATGATAAGGGCTGACCTTAAATCAGATGCGGGCGAGAAAAAAATAACAGGCCCTATGTCAATTGAATTTAGAAATGTTAGCTTTTCCTATCCCCTTTCTGATGTGAATGTTTTGGAAGACTTATCTTTTAAAATTCGTGAAAAAGAAAAAATTGCAATAGTAGGTGTAAATGGAGCTGGCAAGTCTACCATAGTTTCCCTAATCCTTGGCCTTTATAAGCCAACAGAAGGTGCGATTTTTATTAATGGCATAAATGCCAATGACCTTGACCTAAAGGAAAGATATGCCGCCTTTGCAACAGTCCTTCAAAATGTTGAGCCCCTTGCAGTTTCTATTGCAGAAAATGTGGCAGCAACTGATGAAAATATCAACAGAGAAAGAGTTGTCGACTCACTAAAAAAGGCAGGCCTTGCCTATAAGCTTGACCAACTTCTAAAGGGCATTGACACCCAAATGACTCGTAATATCCACGATGATGGGACACTTTTCTCCGGTGGAGAAAACCAGAAACTTGCAATAGCAAGAGCCCTTTATAAAGAAAATGCAGGAGCCCTTATCATGGATGAGCCAACAGCAGCCCTCGATGCCCTAGCAGAAGAAAAAATCTACAGGGACCTAGAAGAAATAAGTAGAGACAAGACCTTGATTTTTATCTCTCACAGACTAGCATCAACCAGGTTTTGTGATAAAATCATGCTCCTTAACGGTGGAAAGATCACCGAATATGGAACTCATGATGAACTTTTAAAACAAAATGGGATCTACAAGGAAATGTACGAATCCCAAAGAAAATACTACTTGGAGGAAAAGAATGAAAAATAA
- a CDS encoding helix-turn-helix transcriptional regulator yields the protein MKSNFNNFNLIEKPLLVNEAGLMIYLYTDYLASKNKNLFSFEDSYPGFNYSQDMNLTSLDTAFYNNKAYTDFVRSVKKEALPYLEEFFHDQNEDILNLFYIFTENDGKYLPFMAGVFQNINVNSIKDFSYDVFDLVFNLSFLRYIGVDIDDPELKSTTIKEWSKKALKSDFLSLIASLPYEDKLSMALLRSFSNKESIFNRLYLLLEKICEILENNFPKIQDEFTEHFEKIKKDDYKKVYEIVNQVGLNDFLVRREQPLNIYGLILAPNMTMIQFISEDYDDAFIKFGIYSNKDFVEKENKLKHLSQYLKILGDTTRIDILDLLKERNYYAKELSDKLYITPATLSYHISQLHVCGFIGAYIDGRKTYYYLRRPGFEKVIEELREFSKDIKEENHGKES from the coding sequence ATGAAATCAAACTTTAATAATTTTAATCTCATAGAAAAACCCTTGCTTGTAAATGAAGCAGGCCTTATGATTTATCTTTACACAGACTACCTAGCTTCTAAGAACAAAAACTTGTTCTCTTTTGAGGATTCCTATCCAGGTTTTAATTACTCCCAGGATATGAATTTAACTTCTCTAGATACTGCTTTTTACAACAATAAGGCCTATACTGACTTTGTTAGAAGTGTAAAAAAGGAAGCCCTCCCCTATCTAGAAGAGTTTTTTCATGACCAAAATGAGGATATTTTAAATCTTTTTTACATATTTACAGAAAACGATGGAAAATATTTGCCTTTTATGGCAGGTGTTTTCCAAAATATCAATGTTAACTCTATTAAAGACTTTTCCTATGATGTCTTTGACCTAGTCTTCAACCTATCTTTTTTAAGATATATAGGTGTTGACATAGATGATCCAGAATTAAAGTCTACAACTATAAAAGAATGGTCAAAAAAAGCTTTAAAATCAGACTTTCTAAGCTTAATAGCTAGTCTACCCTACGAAGATAAGCTTTCTATGGCACTTTTAAGGTCTTTTTCCAATAAAGAATCAATATTCAATAGACTTTATCTACTTTTAGAAAAAATTTGTGAGATTTTAGAAAATAATTTTCCAAAAATTCAAGATGAGTTTACAGAACATTTTGAAAAAATAAAAAAAGATGACTACAAAAAAGTCTATGAAATTGTAAATCAGGTTGGACTGAATGATTTTCTTGTAAGAAGAGAACAACCACTTAATATATACGGCTTAATCCTTGCACCAAATATGACAATGATTCAGTTTATATCAGAAGATTACGATGATGCCTTCATCAAGTTTGGAATTTATTCAAATAAAGACTTTGTCGAAAAGGAAAACAAGCTAAAACACCTTAGTCAATACCTAAAAATCCTAGGAGATACAACTAGGATTGACATCCTAGATCTCTTAAAGGAGAGAAATTACTATGCAAAAGAGCTTTCTGACAAGCTTTATATAACACCTGCTACCCTTTCTTACCACATAAGTCAGCTTCACGTTTGCGGCTTTATCGGCGCTTATATTGACGGCAGGAAGACCTATTATTATTTAAGACGTCCTGGTTTTGAAAAAGTAATAGAAGAACTTAGAGAATTTTCTAAGGATATAAAGGAGGAAAATCATGGGAAAGAATCTTAA
- the thiD gene encoding bifunctional hydroxymethylpyrimidine kinase/phosphomethylpyrimidine kinase, with protein sequence MRKALTIAGSDSSGGAGIQADIKTMTVNGVFAMSAITALTAQNTTGVSDILEASPEFMKEQLDSVFTDIMPDAVKIGMVSSREIIEVIAERLINYKAKNIVVDPVMVATSGAKLLKDDAIKTLEDKLFPLADVLTPNIPEAEILIGEEIASVEEMEAAAKKISDKYQCATLLKGGHAINDANDYLYANGTGTWFKGKRIDTKNTHGTGCTLSSAIAANLAKGFPMEIAVKKAKDYISNALADGLDIGKGSGPMNHAFDIKDSYKEVYDEKDF encoded by the coding sequence ATTAGAAAAGCATTGACCATTGCGGGTTCAGACTCCAGTGGAGGCGCCGGTATCCAAGCAGACATCAAAACTATGACTGTAAATGGGGTTTTTGCCATGAGTGCAATTACAGCCTTGACTGCCCAAAACACAACCGGCGTAAGTGATATTTTAGAAGCAAGTCCAGAATTTATGAAAGAACAATTAGATTCAGTTTTCACAGATATTATGCCGGATGCAGTTAAGATTGGCATGGTATCTTCTAGGGAAATAATCGAAGTTATAGCAGAAAGACTAATAAATTACAAGGCCAAAAATATAGTTGTGGACCCTGTGATGGTTGCAACAAGCGGGGCAAAATTATTAAAAGATGACGCCATCAAGACCTTAGAAGACAAACTTTTCCCACTTGCAGATGTCCTAACACCAAATATACCAGAAGCTGAGATTTTAATAGGGGAGGAAATTGCAAGTGTAGAGGAGATGGAGGCAGCAGCAAAGAAAATTTCTGATAAATATCAATGTGCGACCCTGCTTAAAGGGGGACACGCCATAAATGATGCCAACGACTATCTATATGCAAATGGCACTGGCACTTGGTTTAAGGGCAAAAGAATCGATACAAAAAACACTCACGGTACAGGATGTACCCTATCATCAGCAATTGCAGCAAACCTCGCTAAAGGCTTCCCAATGGAAATTGCGGTAAAAAAAGCCAAGGACTATATATCAAATGCCCTTGCCGATGGCCTAGATATAGGAAAGGGCTCAGGCCCTATGAACCACGCCTTTGATATAAAAGATTCCTACAAGGAGGTCTACGATGAGAAAGACTTCTAA
- a CDS encoding response regulator transcription factor, producing the protein MDFRKNFNILIVDDETNLLENLYNFLKDKGFKKVYTAKNLKESRFKLANFKIDLVVLDLMLPDGSGFDLLKEIRKTSDMAVIILSALDGIDDRKEGFENKADDYLVKPFFPDELLWRIDAVLRRSKKIKNGERISLGKVIFDKSKGILIKNGKEIPLTATQFKILAYLADNINMIVSIDRILENIWEDSYGYENTLITHIYRIREKLEDNPRDPKILITIKGLGYKLVKED; encoded by the coding sequence ATGGATTTTAGAAAAAATTTCAACATACTAATAGTAGATGACGAAACAAATTTATTGGAAAATTTATATAATTTTTTGAAAGATAAGGGTTTTAAAAAAGTTTATACCGCCAAAAACCTCAAGGAATCAAGGTTTAAGCTTGCAAATTTCAAAATTGACCTAGTGGTCCTTGACCTAATGCTACCCGACGGGAGCGGTTTTGATCTATTAAAGGAAATAAGAAAGACTTCAGATATGGCAGTCATAATCCTCTCTGCCCTTGATGGGATAGATGATAGGAAGGAAGGTTTTGAAAACAAGGCCGACGACTACCTAGTTAAGCCATTTTTCCCTGATGAACTCCTTTGGAGGATTGATGCGGTTTTAAGAAGGAGCAAAAAAATTAAAAACGGGGAAAGAATATCTTTAGGCAAGGTAATTTTCGATAAGTCCAAGGGCATCCTCATAAAAAATGGAAAGGAAATCCCTCTAACTGCTACCCAATTTAAAATCCTAGCCTATTTGGCTGATAATATAAATATGATTGTCTCGATTGACCGCATTTTGGAAAATATTTGGGAAGATTCCTATGGTTATGAAAACACATTGATAACCCACATCTATAGGATTCGTGAAAAACTCGAAGACAATCCGAGAGATCCAAAAATCTTGATAACCATCAAGGGTCTGGGATATAAACTTGTGAAGGAAGACTAA
- a CDS encoding sensor histidine kinase KdpD: MFNYIIKRFKKIVIRILALMFFLTFLLMVFLYLNYKLGDKYPNPNDVYTYIANNKTYTYLNENNKNFLKENDIWALRLDKNGKVIESFNKPKEVKNKFEITDVAGFTRYYLADYPVFTYIIGDGLILFAYPKNSLDKLPFNYYNYKNLIFNLWIFALFLILFLLFVYIFYRIDIKDIFKNIIPFQNAIDKLFEDDYEILNENGELRDLAVSINRANKKYNNLKISQDKWIRSLSHDVRTPLAKISWEASKENKSDLDTQNIQNQVQKISNILEGLNLTLSLTNIDKESFRTEPPIKVIRKLIVDKLNENPEREIIFENKLKQQDIKIKIDSNLFYRMVENILKNSLAYTDGKIFVTLADPDDSLVISILDQGQGISENIIKRIDEEDLTNITRHGLGIFISKQIANLHGGKLIIKNKNPGLEVSFIFASIK, translated from the coding sequence ATGTTTAATTATATAATAAAAAGATTTAAAAAAATCGTCATAAGAATCCTTGCCCTGATGTTTTTTCTGACATTTTTGCTAATGGTCTTTCTCTACCTAAACTACAAGTTGGGAGATAAATATCCAAATCCTAACGACGTTTATACTTATATAGCTAATAACAAAACATATACCTATCTCAACGAAAATAATAAGAACTTTTTAAAAGAAAATGATATTTGGGCCCTAAGACTCGATAAAAATGGCAAAGTCATAGAATCTTTCAACAAGCCAAAAGAGGTTAAAAATAAATTCGAGATCACGGATGTAGCTGGCTTTACCAGGTACTACTTGGCTGATTATCCCGTTTTTACCTATATTATAGGAGATGGCCTAATCCTTTTTGCCTATCCAAAAAATTCTCTAGATAAGTTGCCCTTTAATTATTATAACTACAAAAATTTAATTTTTAATTTGTGGATTTTTGCCCTATTTTTAATTTTATTTTTACTCTTTGTTTATATTTTTTATAGAATCGATATTAAGGATATATTTAAAAATATAATCCCTTTTCAAAATGCAATTGATAAACTCTTTGAAGACGACTACGAAATTCTTAATGAAAATGGAGAATTAAGGGATTTGGCAGTTTCGATAAATAGGGCCAACAAAAAATATAATAATCTAAAAATCTCACAGGACAAGTGGATTAGGAGCTTAAGCCATGATGTCAGAACTCCTCTTGCCAAAATTTCATGGGAAGCAAGTAAGGAAAATAAAAGTGACCTGGATACTCAGAATATCCAAAACCAAGTCCAAAAAATTTCAAATATACTCGAAGGCTTAAATCTCACCCTATCACTTACAAACATTGATAAGGAGAGTTTTAGGACTGAACCCCCTATTAAAGTTATCAGAAAACTTATAGTTGATAAGTTAAACGAAAACCCTGAAAGGGAAATCATTTTTGAAAACAAGCTAAAACAACAAGATATAAAAATCAAAATAGATTCCAATTTGTTTTATAGGATGGTGGAAAATATCCTAAAAAATTCCCTAGCTTATACAGATGGGAAGATCTTTGTGACTCTTGCTGACCCAGATGATAGCTTAGTAATCTCTATCCTTGATCAAGGCCAGGGGATTTCTGAAAATATTATAAAAAGAATTGACGAAGAAGATTTGACCAATATTACAAGGCACGGCCTAGGGATTTTTATTTCAAAACAGATAGCAAACCTACATGGCGGTAAATTAATTATAAAAAATAAAAATCCGGGTCTTGAGGTATCCTTCATCTTTGCTTCCATAAAATAA